Below is a genomic region from Biomphalaria glabrata chromosome 3, xgBioGlab47.1, whole genome shotgun sequence.
ACACCAGCCTTCGACGTGTTTCACCCACACATACGGCCTTCGACGTGTTTCACCCACACATACGGCCTGCGACGTGTTTCAACCACACACCCGGCCTGCGACGTGTTTCACCCACACATCCGGCCTGCGACGTGTTTCAACCACACATCCGGCCTGCGACGTGTCTCACCCTCACACCAGCCTTCGACGTGTTTCACCCTCACACCAGCCCTCGACGAGTCTCACTCACACAGTAGTTTGCAACGAGGTTCGACTCACTCCACCGTGCAACGAGGTTCGACTCACACACTTGACTTAAGAAATAAACTTCCGAACGGGCTAACCGGAAGTTTCATATAAAGATGTTTGACTATATCGAATTGAAATCCCTTGAAGTAATATTCAGACAAACTGTATTTTAAAAGACACACCCAGAGTACTAAATAGAATTTGGATAGACCATGGCTAGACTACGGATCTTCAATGACTAATCTATCAATTAAACCAAAAGACAACCCACATAGTCTAGGACGTCATGTGTGAAGGCAACACTCCCTATTCTAGACTTCTCGTTCGGAAAAAtgaacttcaattttttttttttggcccaaCCCCCACATCAGTAGAAAGAAATGTCAATAACTCGTCGTACCGGAAATGTCTTTCTTGTTTTGAATTGCCTAGCTAGCAGATCCCGCAAATACCGGATGTAGAACTGGGCCAAAAGTAAGTGTAAAGAGCCTTGACCGCTGAAACTCTCGTAAGATTAGGGATTGAACGTAAggattgggaaaaaaaaagggggggaggagCACGCTCAATATAGTCAATGCTGATTCTAAAGTATAAAATACCAAccgttaattttttattaaaggtAGAAAAACTGATTTATCTTTCTCTTCTGCCATGTCGTTTTCGTTGCTAAACACTATGCTGGAAGTAAGTCAAGAGTATGAGTACAAAATGTGGTGTATAGGTTATTGAATATATAAACTCACAATCATTGTTTCAATCATAATCTAGTGATAGTTCCTTCCAAGAGACGACGAAGAAAATTTCGTGGAAACATTGAGTTCCTAAAGTTGGTTACGGCACTAATCAAAGATGTGTGTAGGAGTTCAGATGACGTGCTGCGGATTTTAACCcgtcgccttttttttttttttttttaaatagctctattcaactcatactttcatggaacctggacacggttCTTAGAAATTGGACAGTTTATAAATATCGTTGGgagaagaattactagctccTTGGCCACATTGAGACAACTGaagtttgacctttttttttaaaaaaataattaggctacatttaaatttgtttagagaactagaaaatatttcgctttttattttttactctttctttccgtaatcatttaccacattctgatggaatcaacgttggtatcgtcagttaggagagaaagagttaaaatcttAACATTCATTCgttataaagagaaaaataatcgctctatctACAAGTTGTAAGTTGTATGAAGGcggtattgtttttttttttaaagtatttttaatgtatttttttgtttgtttatatgtaCAAACTGTTCTTGTCTATATTGTTATAGTAACTTTAAACTCGTAAGAAGCCTTTTGTGTTTTGTTATATCCTCTATTAAAAGCTGGTCATGGTTCATTAGAATTTCATAGAATGTGGAGTATCGTTCTCCAGAATCAAACGTGAGTGGGTCATGAAAATGAAGTTAGAATTTGCAGAGCAGATCTGGACGAGGAAGGGAGTGAGGGAAACAAAAGTGGTGGTGAAGGTGTCTTTTGGACAGTTAAGGCACCACCAATGATCTGtctcgaccgtctttctccattcctcaatGCTTTTCGCCTTTATTAGAATCCCTTTTAATGATAAGCTCGCCTATTCTTTGATTTGGTCTTACCATCGCTTTCTATGTCCGcctcttcttttccctggtactgctccctgcaggaaggtctttgcgagtcctGAGGACCTCTCATACAGCCCAAGTTAGCGTTTTCTAACTGTGGTCATCAGGTCGTCGTGGGACCATGAATCGCCTGTGATCTCGTTTCGAATGTTTGtaggtgatacctaggatccttctaaaGCATCTCGATTCCATTGCTAGTATCCTCCATCTGATTCTGCAgttagcgtccaagattcgcaagcacACAAGAAACTCTCTaacccagtgatgcccaaccttactcATCCTTCTGGCCGTTTtcatttccaacactcgtgtcgcgggccacatcaacaaaaggATACAGaaatgaaactatttgattcgAGCCCCGTGGATCTAGCACCCGTAGTTAAACAATTTTTGATTCCcggctcaaatcaagaatgccgccatatttgtttcgCAGTGCCAGTTTATAcgttcttgtttttgttttttctaaacaGCCACGCTACCCTTATAAACCAACATGTTGGGTAGCATCATGTCCCACAAGTTAAGATCCGTTCACTTATCTTGGTAGAGTCTCCATTCAGAAATGTTATGGATCATGGTACCTATATTCGATAAAAAAATGAGGGCCCTAATttagatacatttaaaaaaaaaaaggaggatggggattttctacactttgcgccgacatttcggcgggccggatggaacaacttcgcgggccggatctggcccgcgggccgtattttgggcatcactgctctaaccTAACCAGCCTTAAATCGTGATATTATTCATTGGGCGTTTTTTTCCCGATTTCCACTTTCTCGatatttactagatctactaacacTATCGTCATCCAACCAATCTATTTCTTTTAGGGGTGAAAAATACGACACAGTCAACAGTCGGTGGTACGTGagaataaaaaagtaataagaataaaaataagaaatagaaGTATTTAAAAAGTGGAGTATTTTTACGAAACGAAAAttgcttgcatatttaattttaaaaattaaactgttcgctttcagaataaaaaaaaaaggccgaaCTTTGCAagttctaaaatatcatgatatcgtaattttcaatatcttttctagtttctgtgatTTAAACGGACGGGcgaacagacagaccacacacaaataatagcggcttttctccTTTAGGAAGCTAAGATCACGAAATCAGGCGAGATACTTTTAGATTTAGGCCTACATTGGAAATGACACAACAACTTACAGATTGACATTTATTTATACGGAGTCACCACACACAGACAAGTTTCTGCAAAGTGTGGGTCAAGAAACGCTGGTCTAGGCCGCGCATATGAATGGATTGGTTTTTGTCAAAGTCTTCCGCTCCATTGCACTCTCAAAGATCTCTTCCCCGCTTTGGGCCAATAATAACACGAGTAGAAGATCGTCGAGTCTGTCAATGAATGACTGGGCGCTATTTTTAGATCTTCTGTTGCCATTTTGCCAATCGATAATCTTGAATGATCAGTCTGGATCATGTGACCATTTTATTCCCTAGCACAGGCGTAAAGggcgtttcatttttttatttactggcCCTGTTTGCTTCGGTGTGTTTACGGTGTAGTGTAACGACTGTGTCTCTTTGATTAGTTCTGATTTGTCTTTGGTTGGTATCTAGAAGTTAATACTGTTACCGCTTTTTAAGCTATTAATCCATTAGATCTTGAgcatctttttttcttcaaaagttCGTTATCCGTTGATAGTTTTcttatacatatttaaaaaaatagtaatctAGCATTTCAAGGTCTTCTCTATGATGTATCACTATTTAAAACGTCTATAAAGTATTTAAATAGGCGCTAAATTTATGTATACCGTTACCTAGTTGCATATACTCTACTACACAAAAATCCAGATTGTTGATGAATGTTTATATGTAAGTACTTATTTCTGGTAAGCATGTgatctatatattaataaataaataaatatatatataccagaGATAAGTGGGGTAAGTTGAGGtgggttggtcattgtgctgaccacttCACaccatttttaatgttttggttTGGCAGCGAATAGCTATCAACAGCTTGACTTTtatgtatataataaaatatttacaaataaaatgtttaaaatgtactTAAAAGCAAAAACAGATAATATACTTATTTCCTATTTTATAGTGTTGTTGCAACTCTAGGGTAGGCACTTAACgaaaaggcaggcaactcaacacagtttaacacgaaataaatagttgtgtttattcactagggcaaacacgaaacatccttcagcttcctcagagtcttactactaagtataccaggcctttgctacttaacccgaatgtggaccaacgacagccttcccctcttcgctccaggtccctactacaaccttcaggcagcacaaaagttggcctcttagtttccaaacattcggactcttcacaatccctgatgcagtgttcttctctccattctagtgtcttcctgtttacgttcaacagtgcgctagtgctcatctcaagcactggtgcaaggcaagGTTACAACAGTATTGTAACTATAACTTAAATTAACCAAGTGTATTAATTGttatactcttttttttccccctcccaCAGTGAACCAAGAGTTGAGTGTCTTCCTGTTaacagaaatgagatgaatcaaGTCTGATACACATTGTTTTACATTCCTTGTGTGAACAGCCACAACTACTCCATGAATGACCCAGGAACTGTTGACGTTGTCGATGTGGAAGTAACCAACAACAAATCCGAAGTGGTCTACTACACTGACACTGGTGAGCGTCAGCAGCCACTTCCCATCGACGCCAAAAAGGTCACTATGACCATGCTGAGCCTCATGTCCACCCGGCCGAGGGTACCGACTGTGCCGACCATCTATGAGCTAAACAACCAGAAAGCGATGTCCTTTGTCCCTATCTACGTCATCATAGGGTGCATTGTCGTGATGGGCGTGCTCACCAACTTCCTCGTCTGCTACATCTACAGGTGCCGCTCCCGCAGGGCCACCTCCAATTTTTTCGTCATCTTCTTTGCCATCTTTGACATGTTCGGCTGTTTCATCGGGATTCCTTTAGAAGTGACAGTGCTGGCTCTGCCCTACACCTATGATGTCGTGGCTGTATGCAAGATACGAGGCTATATCGAGAGCTTGTCTGTTTGCAGCCTCTCCTTGACCCTCATCTGCGTCGCCTATGACTGCTACAGGAAGTTTTGCAAGCCAGGGGATGACTTTGGCGTGAAGAAAGCTAGAATTTGTTGTATAGTTTCTGTTCTTGTCGCAGTCGTGGTCTCTATTCCAGCAGCTGTGGTGTTTGGTGTCCAGGAAGTAAAGACAACGTACCCCAATATTAAAGGAATGACATGCTCTGTGGATCAAACTCAGCCGCAGTGGTTGAGGATCATATACAATGTGTGTGTTCTGGGCACTTTTCTTGTGTGTCTTTGTGCTATTTCTGCTCTCTATTGTTTGATTGGTGTGGCCTGCTGCCTTCAGAGACAAGCAGAGGAAAGGGGAGAAAAACCCAGCCCAGCGAAACAAAAATTCCCCAAAAAACACAGATTTGTAAGAGAAGATGTGAGCTCATCTTCTGTCACAAATTACAGCGAAGAGGTATCACGACTCCATAGTCAGGGAACTCTATCTCATTCACACGGCTCTTATACAGACTCTACCCGTGTCCCTTTAAAACATAACAGCAGTGGCATAGTTAAGACAAATAGTCTTCAGGCATCCAGTGCTCCACCCAGCCTTGCTATTGTGCCGCTCCATGTAAAGAACACGagacagacctatatatttatgGTGATTTCCATCATATTTGTAGTGTTTATGTTGCCCTTCATTGTAGTTATGGTTCTGTGTGCCACCACAACCGTATTCAACCAGTTCTCATCCAACGCCACAGAAATAGTCTTTAACATGTGTGTACGTTCATATCTGTTAAACTACATTGTCAAACCAGTGatttactttatatttaatgtgaACTTCAGAAAGGAAGTCAAACACTTGTTTATCAAAATTTGGGCACTCTGTACCGGAGCTACAGGAAGTTCAGGCTCTCATGCACAAAGGAGGTCATTTATTGATGGCACTAGCAGGTCTGCATCAAGGACTcccatttacagaccaccaagaAGTTCTTCTTGAAATACAGGTTGGTCTATAGCATTCTAAGTTTAGGATTAGGcaattttgtaattatttttataatctcattgaaactaagaaaaaaatcaattttaaaaaggctATTCTAATGTATCATCTTATTTGCTGCATTATCAGGAATTACACTGTTAATTTGATTTTACCAGAGAACAAGATTAAGTCAATGCAAACCAATGTTGTTAAAACAAACAGTAGAGTGTTTCACTCTAACTtttgatgtttttaaataacacaATCTTGATAAGATAGTATGATTGCGTGGATGACAATGGTTTAACTAGTtagttctttttaaagaaatcagtTATTGATCACTTGACATTGttctaaaatttaaagtaaaaaagtgCCCCATTGGAGGCAGAGTAGTAAACCCCTTGGCCTCCGAACCATagggtccctggttcaaatcctggagaagactgggatttttaatttccaaatctttaggtgcctctgagtccacccagctctaatgggtacctgacattagtaggggaaaagtataggcggttggtcatcGTGCTGGCcttatgacaccctcattaaccatgggccacagaaacagatgacctttacatcatctgccccatagatcgcaagggtctgaaaggggaacttaagtGCCTAATAAATACAAGTTTCTACTTATTACTCCACACTagctagcattttttttttcaaatgagaATTTAAAGGCAGACATCAAAAGACAATGGACAGTCAGCTTGTTATCATAGAACAGATAGGCAGGAGTCTGTATCAATAGACAGGATGGATGCTATCAGTGAACTGATAGGACAAGAGACTTTTGTTTTCCTTCAGAATGAATGCTGCTCCACTGTTCAAATGTGTAACAGGCACTCAAAACTAAAGCTTTCTTTATGAAATGTTGCAACATTTGTAAAATGGCAAAACTACGGTTTCATATTTCACAAAcatattttattcttatttaaCCTACTTCTGTCTCTTATACGGTAGCAGATTGGATTAAAATTTAGTATGGATGCCATAGGAtgaacatttaaatagattttactgccttaaaaatatttgtttttgaagaACTGATAGTGAACAcacattttatcttatcttcttatcttatataatacagacgttacttcaaaaaagaagatgattacgtcctacgcgtcatgcatttagtcatgcatattaaccaatgacttaaattctgccaagtcactggttttcctggctagctcaggcaacccattccatgctctaatagcactagggaagaaggagtatttgtacaaatttgtcctagcatatgggacgaggaatgtgcctttatctttgtgtctttcagagtattttattaaattttgtttttgtatttgaagattatggttcagtgttttatgtatgattgctactttacttttgagccttctgtcctgaaggctttctaaatttagtgattttactaaaggtgttactctagtcaaatgtgaatattcgtttgttatgaatctcactgctctattttgtgtctgttccagtttcttaatgttttcttgagttgaggggtcccaaacggaggatgcatattctattattggcctaaccaaggttaagtaacattttagttttatgttcttatttgatttatagaaatttcttttaataaatcctaatgctttgtttgatttttttgtagtttcatcaatatgtggattccatgatagtttttcatttattataacacctaggtattttgcgtttttagtctgtgatactggtttgccatgaataagataagtggaattaatttgttttagtttttttgttactcttaacaactgacatttttctgggtggaaagacatgctccaatttgattcccatttctgtaattcatctaattctctttgtaaaatatctgtgtcttgtgttgtttttattgttctatatattatgcaatcgtctgcaaataatctgacttttgttcctgaactaatgcaatttggtaaatcatttatgtaaattaaaaatagtagtggacccaagactgtaccttgaggtacacctgagtttactgttatcggtgttgatttagagccatttattattacagtttgttctctccctatcagaaagtctttaatccactgatgcagtggaccattaatgccgaaatattttaattttttaagcaaactatggtggtgaactttgtcaaaagccttagaaaaatctagtaagatagcatctatttgttcactattatctaaaccttttgaaaaatcatcaattagtcctattagttgtgtttcacatgatctatatttcctaaagccatgttggtatggtgtgaggacattatgtttgtctaagtggtttatgatgttgctacatattatgtgttctaggattttacatgtgatgctggtaagtgatactggtctgtagttccctgggtcagatttttc
It encodes:
- the LOC106059178 gene encoding alpha-2Da adrenergic receptor-like, producing MNDPGTVDVVDVEVTNNKSEVVYYTDTGERQQPLPIDAKKVTMTMLSLMSTRPRVPTVPTIYELNNQKAMSFVPIYVIIGCIVVMGVLTNFLVCYIYRCRSRRATSNFFVIFFAIFDMFGCFIGIPLEVTVLALPYTYDVVAVCKIRGYIESLSVCSLSLTLICVAYDCYRKFCKPGDDFGVKKARICCIVSVLVAVVVSIPAAVVFGVQEVKTTYPNIKGMTCSVDQTQPQWLRIIYNVCVLGTFLVCLCAISALYCLIGVACCLQRQAEERGEKPSPAKQKFPKKHRFVREDVSSSSVTNYSEEVSRLHSQGTLSHSHGSYTDSTRVPLKHNSSGIVKTNSLQASSAPPSLAIVPLHVKNTRQTYIFMVISIIFVVFMLPFIVVMVLCATTTVFNQFSSNATEIVFNMCVRSYLLNYIVKPVIYFIFNVNFRKEVKHLFIKIWALCTGATGSSGSHAQRRSFIDGTSRSASRTPIYRPPRSSS